The stretch of DNA AAGTAGTTCTTACGTGCGAACTGGCTCCATTCGGCGATTTCGCAATGCAGGGCCAGACCCAGCTTGATCGCGTAATCGACGGCGGTCTTGTTGACTACCGGCAGAGAGCCCGGCAAACCAAGGCTCACCGGGGTGAGCTGGCTGTTCGGATCGCCGCCGAACGAGACTTCGGCCGGGCAGAACAGCTTCGTGGTGGTGCTCAGCTCAACATGGGTTTCCAGACCGATGACCGGGTCGAATTTCTTGACGGCATCGGCGTACTTCATCAACTTTTCAGCCATTTTGTTTTCTTTCCTCCGATGCTTCTTACTTGTTCAAGCCGTCGAGCCACGGGGTTTTCAGGGACTGCCAGATCGGACCGTTCCAGTCTTCCTCGAGAGCTGCTTCAAGAGCTGCGGCAGGCTTGTACATGGCCTCGTCGCGCTGCTGCGGAGCGAGGAACTGGAAGCCGACCGGCAAACCGTCGTCGCTCAGACCAGCAGGAATGCTCATGGCCGGAACGCCGGCAAGGTTGGCCGGAATGGTGGTGATATCGATGGCATACATAGCCATCGGATCTTCAGTCTTCTCACCGAACTTGAATGCGGTGACCGGGCTGGTCGGGCCAACAAGCACGTCGACCTTGTCGAAGGCCTTCTTGAAGTCATCGATGATCAGGGTGCGCACCTTCTGCGCGGAACCGTACCATGCATCGTAATAACCGGCGGACAGGGCGTACGTACCGAGGATGATACGACGCTTGACCTCGTCGCCGAAGCCGGCTTCACGAGTGTAGGCCATCATGTTGGCGGCGGTCTGAGGAACACCCGCCGGCGGCATGACGCGCAGACCGTAACGCATGCCATCGTAACGGGCCAGGTTGGAGCTGACCTCGGACGGCATGATGATGTAGTACGCACCGAGGGAGTACGGCAGGTGAGGCAGAGACACCTCGGTGATCTCAGCACCCATTTCCTCGAGCTTCTTGACGCCTTCGTTGAAACGTGCCATAACGCCCGGCTGGAAACCTTCGCCACCGAGCTCCTTGATCAGACCGACCTTGAGGCCCTTCAGATCACGCTTCATGCCTTCGCGGGCGGCCGCCACCATCGGGCGCGGGCCTTCCGGAATGGACGTGGAATCACGCTTGTCGTGGCCGCCGATCACTTCCTGGAGCAGGGCCGCGTCGAGCACGGTGCGGGAGCACGGGCCGATCTGGTCGAGCGAGGAAGCCATGGCGATCGCACCGAAACGGGAGACGCCACCATAGGTCGGCTTGACGCCGACGGTACCGGTCAGCGAGCCCGGCTGGCGGATGGAACCGCCGGTATCCGTGCCCAGAGCGAGCGGAGCTTCGAATGCGGCCACGGCAGCTGCGGAGCCACCACCGGAACCGCCCGGAACGCGCTCGGTATCCCACGGATTGTGGGTGGTTTGGTAGGCGGAGTGCTCGGTGGAGGAGCCCTGCGCGAACTCATCGAGGTTGGTCTTGCCCAGCAGCGGCATGCCCGCTGCCTTGAGCTTCTCAATGACGGTGGCATCGTACGGGGGCACCCAGCCTTCGAGGATCTTGGAGGCCGCGGTGGTTTCGATGCCCTTGGTGACGATCATGTCTTTGATGGCGATCGGCACACCGGCGAGTTCCGGCAGTGCGGCCTTTTCCTCATCGGACTTGGCGTCGAAGGCATCGGCCTGTTCGAGGGCCTGTTCGCCGGACACCTTCAGGAAGGCCTTGATGCTCGGCTCAGCAGCCTCGATGACTTCGAGGTGCGCTTCGACCAGCTCACGGCTGGAGACTTCCTTGGACTTGATCTTGGCCGCCATCTCAGCGGCGGAAAGCTTGACGAGTTCGCTCATGTCACTCCTCCCCCAGAATGCGCGGTGCAACGAACATGCCGGCCTCGGAAACCGGGGCTCCCGCGGTGGCCTCTTCCTGAGTCAGCGGGGTTTCCGGCACATCCGGACGCAGGTAGGCTTCCAGCGGAATCGGGTTCGCGGTTGGTTCCACATCGTCGGTAGCGACTTCCTGGACCTTGTTGATGGATTCTGCGATGACGTTCAGATCGCCCTGCAGACGGGTGATCTCCTCGTCAGTAAGTGCAATTCGGGCCAAATCGCCCAGATGCACGATTTCTTCTTTGGTGAAAGTAGGCATGTCCCTAACATTAACGCGTCTGTGTGACGAGCGCCCCGCCCATTTCGCCCATCGCCCCAGCCTCATGCTCCAACAGCAACGGCCTCGCCGAAACAGCAGCAACAGCCCAGCCACACCAGCACACCGTCCCACCAAAGTCCCGTCAAAAGCGCATCAGAAGCACATCAGGGTCGCACCAAAAGCACTCGCGCAGTCCCAAATCCCCCATCCACTGGAACAATCATCCCGCTAGCAGACCTCTAATCGTCCCGATCCTTCCAGTCACTGGAGGATTTGGAACGATAGGAGCCGGTCAGGACTGGGGCGCGGCGTGCTGAGCGATCCAGGCATGCATGGAAACCGCAGCGGCAGCTCCGGCGTTAATGGAACGCACCGAACCGAATTGGGAAATGTAGACCACGTCATCCGCCAGCTCAAGCGCTTTTTCGGACAGGCCCGGGCCTTCCGCACCAAACAACATAAGGCATCGCTTTGGGAAGCAATACGTTTCCATCGGCACCGCACCCGGAATGATGTCAAGCGCAATCACCCGCGCAGCCTTCAGCTCGGCAATACGCTGATCAATCGCCGCAAGCTGCGTCATATAGGCCAACTTGTTCCCATTTTCAGCGCTAATTGCGGCTGAAACATCCATTGAAATGCCAGATGGAGCACACTCAGCAACACGGCCTTCATTCAGTGAGGCGGCATCGTTCATACCGGCACCGTGCCCACTTTCCGCATTTTCGTGCATATGTAATGCGATTGCGGAGGCTTGCGATTGTGCCGCCGCAATTTCTCCGGCAATGCGCAGCTTCCAGCACTCGACCAGTTCGGTTATGGAAGGGTGGTTTTCGACATGCTGGTACAGTTCCGTCATCAACGCGCCCTTGCGATTCCACTTATGAGGACCGACGATATGCACGCGTTTTGCCTGAAATGCGTTGGCAGTGCGCACCATCGATCCGATATTGAAATCGTGCGTCCAGTTTTCCACGGCAACCTCAAAATCATGGCGCCCATGAGCGTCAAGATCGTCTTTGATAGCCGAAACCGTCCAGTAACGATACCGGTCAAGCACGTTGCGACGATCACCCTCGTCAAGCAGAGACGAGTCGAACCGACGATCGTAATTCGGCGATTGCGGATCATCCGGACGGGGCTCGCCAAGATGCGCTTCAGCCCACGGCCCTACGCCCACTTCACGAAAGACTGGCTCTCCGGATGCTTTCGCTGCAATATCGATGGGATTAGGCTGATGCACGCGATTTCTCCTCACAACTCATTAATCAATCCAACTAGACGCAAAGTCGTGAAACGTTCCGTGAAACACGATATTTAGCGTCATCGAACCACCAATACAACCGAAAAGCTGCGGTACCTCGATACTTAGCGTCGCGACACTTAGTGAAGTTCCGATTCCTTGAATACTTCCACAA from Bifidobacterium catenulatum PV20-2 encodes:
- the gatA gene encoding Asp-tRNA(Asn)/Glu-tRNA(Gln) amidotransferase subunit GatA, encoding MSELVKLSAAEMAAKIKSKEVSSRELVEAHLEVIEAAEPSIKAFLKVSGEQALEQADAFDAKSDEEKAALPELAGVPIAIKDMIVTKGIETTAASKILEGWVPPYDATVIEKLKAAGMPLLGKTNLDEFAQGSSTEHSAYQTTHNPWDTERVPGGSGGGSAAAVAAFEAPLALGTDTGGSIRQPGSLTGTVGVKPTYGGVSRFGAIAMASSLDQIGPCSRTVLDAALLQEVIGGHDKRDSTSIPEGPRPMVAAAREGMKRDLKGLKVGLIKELGGEGFQPGVMARFNEGVKKLEEMGAEITEVSLPHLPYSLGAYYIIMPSEVSSNLARYDGMRYGLRVMPPAGVPQTAANMMAYTREAGFGDEVKRRIILGTYALSAGYYDAWYGSAQKVRTLIIDDFKKAFDKVDVLVGPTSPVTAFKFGEKTEDPMAMYAIDITTIPANLAGVPAMSIPAGLSDDGLPVGFQFLAPQQRDEAMYKPAAALEAALEEDWNGPIWQSLKTPWLDGLNK
- the gatC gene encoding Asp-tRNA(Asn)/Glu-tRNA(Gln) amidotransferase subunit GatC codes for the protein MPTFTKEEIVHLGDLARIALTDEEITRLQGDLNVIAESINKVQEVATDDVEPTANPIPLEAYLRPDVPETPLTQEEATAGAPVSEAGMFVAPRILGEE
- a CDS encoding TrmH family RNA methyltransferase — protein: MENWTHDFNIGSMVRTANAFQAKRVHIVGPHKWNRKGALMTELYQHVENHPSITELVECWKLRIAGEIAAAQSQASAIALHMHENAESGHGAGMNDAASLNEGRVAECAPSGISMDVSAAISAENGNKLAYMTQLAAIDQRIAELKAARVIALDIIPGAVPMETYCFPKRCLMLFGAEGPGLSEKALELADDVVYISQFGSVRSINAGAAAAVSMHAWIAQHAAPQS